The Oryzias latipes chromosome 4, ASM223467v1 genome includes a window with the following:
- the LOC101163161 gene encoding pituitary adenylate cyclase-activating polypeptide type I receptor isoform X1: MSTGIIRLLILTLLLLLPLGSNQQVPSNCVIKREQEKCMEMMALHDPNSEFDCPWFWDNLTCWQPAKVGDVIEVNCPELFSQFMSEEDYELGKVSRNCTEFGWSETFPHYVDACLVEEGNSSHPDMYFVSVKALYTVGYSTSLVSLTTAMVILCRFRKLHCTRNFIHMNLFVSFILRAISVFIKDGVLYAEEDSDHCFIHTLECRAVMIFFHYCVLSNYFWLFIEGLYLFTLLVETFFPERRYFYWYIIIGWGTPTVCVTIWAVLRLHFDDFGCWDTNDNAAIWWVIKGPVLASIMVNFVLFIGIIVILVQKLQSPDIGGNESSIYLRLARSTLLLIPLFGIHYTVFAFSPENVSKRERLVFELGLGSFQGFVVAVLYCFLNGEYIPQGAIGDQEEMAQLDGEQVLCCGPEAPASFAGEQWGERGHAAVNPQQEQLADPHVQPTGRDPGHLSGSGVDAASADPSGPEKPTVPTLIPMTSLTNPFLDSYPDDITMETQLSSSDPEQPLV; the protein is encoded by the exons ATGTCTACCGGCATCATCCGCCTGCTGATCCTCACCCTGCTCCTCCTTTTGCCTTTG GGTTCAAATCAGCAGGTGCCCTCCAATTGCGTGATCAAGAGGGAGCAGGAGAAATGCATGGAGATGATGGCGCTGCACGATCCCAACTCTGAATTCg ACTGTCCATGGTTTTGGGACAACCTTACGTGTTGGCAGCCAGCAAAGGTTGGCGACGTCATCGAGGTTAACTGTCCTGAACTCTTCTCGCAGTTCATGAGTGAGGAAGACTATG AGCTGGGAAAAGTGAGCCGCAATTGCACTGAGTTTGGCTGGTCAGAGACTTTCCCCCATTATGTCGACGCCTGCCTGGTTGAGGAAGGAAACAGCAGCCACCCG GACATGTACTTCGTGTCGGTGAAGGCCCTCTACACTGTCGGCTACAGCACCTCTCTGGTGTCTCTCACCACAGCTATGGTCATACTCTGCAGGTTCAG gAAGCTGCATTGTACCAGGAACTTCATCCACATGAACCTGTTTGTGTCTTTCATCTTGAGAGCCATTTCTGTCTTCATCAAAGACGGCGTGCTGTACGCCGAAGAGGACAGCGACCACTGTTTCATACACACT CTGGAGTGTCGAGCCGTGATGATTTTTTTCCACTACTGCGTCCTCTCCAACTACTTCTGGCTCTTCATCGAGGGTCTGTACCTCTTCACTTTGCTGGTGGAGACCTTCTTCCCTGAGAGGAGGTATTTCTACTGGTACATCATCATTGGCTGGG GAACGCCAACAGTGTGCGTGACCATCTGGGCTGTACTGAGGCTACACTTTGATGACTTCGG TTGTTGGGACACAAATGACAACGCTGCCATCTGGTGGGTGATTAAAGGACCTGTGCTGGCTTCGATtatg GTCAACTTTGTGCTCTTCATTGGCATCATCGTCATTCTGGTCCAAAAGCTTCAGTCTCCAGATATTGGTGGAAATGAATCCAGTATTTACCT GAGACTGGCCCGCTCCACTCTGCTGCTGATCCCGCTCTTTGGGATCCACTACACCGTGTTCGCCTTTTCTCCAGAGAACGTCAGCAAAAGGGAGCGTTTGGTGTTTGAACTCGGCCTCGGTTCTTTTCAG ggcTTTGTGGTGGCTGTCCTGTATTGCTTCCTGAATGGAGAG TATATCCCTCAAGGTGCAATCGGAGATCAAGAGGAAATGGCGCAGCTGGACGGTGAACAGGTACTTTGCTGTGGACCTGAAGCACCGGCATCCTTCGCTGGCGAGCAGTGGGGTGAACGGGGGCACGCAGCTGTCAATCCTCAGCAAGAGCAGCTCGCAGATCCGCATGTCCAGCCTACAGGCCGAGACCCCGGCCACCTGAGCGGCTCCGGCGTGGATGCAGCGTCCGCAGACCCATCCGGACCGGAGAAACCCACCGTGCCCACTCTCATCCCGATGACCAGCCTTACCAACCCGTTCCTCGACTCATACCCGGATGatatcaccatggaaacacagctGAGCTCGAGCGACCCAGAGCAACCTCTCGTCTAA
- the LOC101163161 gene encoding pituitary adenylate cyclase-activating polypeptide type I receptor isoform X2, producing MSTGIIRLLILTLLLLLPLGSNQQVPSNCVIKREQEKCMEMMALHDPNSEFDCPWFWDNLTCWQPAKVGDVIEVNCPELFSQFMSEEDYELGKVSRNCTEFGWSETFPHYVDACLVEEGNSSHPDMYFVSVKALYTVGYSTSLVSLTTAMVILCRFRKLHCTRNFIHMNLFVSFILRAISVFIKDGVLYAEEDSDHCFIHTLECRAVMIFFHYCVLSNYFWLFIEGLYLFTLLVETFFPERRYFYWYIIIGWGTPTVCVTIWAVLRLHFDDFGCWDTNDNAAIWWVIKGPVLASIMVNFVLFIGIIVILVQKLQSPDIGGNESSIYLRLARSTLLLIPLFGIHYTVFAFSPENVSKRERLVFELGLGSFQGFVVAVLYCFLNGEVQSEIKRKWRSWTVNRYFAVDLKHRHPSLASSGVNGGTQLSILSKSSSQIRMSSLQAETPAT from the exons ATGTCTACCGGCATCATCCGCCTGCTGATCCTCACCCTGCTCCTCCTTTTGCCTTTG GGTTCAAATCAGCAGGTGCCCTCCAATTGCGTGATCAAGAGGGAGCAGGAGAAATGCATGGAGATGATGGCGCTGCACGATCCCAACTCTGAATTCg ACTGTCCATGGTTTTGGGACAACCTTACGTGTTGGCAGCCAGCAAAGGTTGGCGACGTCATCGAGGTTAACTGTCCTGAACTCTTCTCGCAGTTCATGAGTGAGGAAGACTATG AGCTGGGAAAAGTGAGCCGCAATTGCACTGAGTTTGGCTGGTCAGAGACTTTCCCCCATTATGTCGACGCCTGCCTGGTTGAGGAAGGAAACAGCAGCCACCCG GACATGTACTTCGTGTCGGTGAAGGCCCTCTACACTGTCGGCTACAGCACCTCTCTGGTGTCTCTCACCACAGCTATGGTCATACTCTGCAGGTTCAG gAAGCTGCATTGTACCAGGAACTTCATCCACATGAACCTGTTTGTGTCTTTCATCTTGAGAGCCATTTCTGTCTTCATCAAAGACGGCGTGCTGTACGCCGAAGAGGACAGCGACCACTGTTTCATACACACT CTGGAGTGTCGAGCCGTGATGATTTTTTTCCACTACTGCGTCCTCTCCAACTACTTCTGGCTCTTCATCGAGGGTCTGTACCTCTTCACTTTGCTGGTGGAGACCTTCTTCCCTGAGAGGAGGTATTTCTACTGGTACATCATCATTGGCTGGG GAACGCCAACAGTGTGCGTGACCATCTGGGCTGTACTGAGGCTACACTTTGATGACTTCGG TTGTTGGGACACAAATGACAACGCTGCCATCTGGTGGGTGATTAAAGGACCTGTGCTGGCTTCGATtatg GTCAACTTTGTGCTCTTCATTGGCATCATCGTCATTCTGGTCCAAAAGCTTCAGTCTCCAGATATTGGTGGAAATGAATCCAGTATTTACCT GAGACTGGCCCGCTCCACTCTGCTGCTGATCCCGCTCTTTGGGATCCACTACACCGTGTTCGCCTTTTCTCCAGAGAACGTCAGCAAAAGGGAGCGTTTGGTGTTTGAACTCGGCCTCGGTTCTTTTCAG ggcTTTGTGGTGGCTGTCCTGTATTGCTTCCTGAATGGAGAG GTGCAATCGGAGATCAAGAGGAAATGGCGCAGCTGGACGGTGAACAGGTACTTTGCTGTGGACCTGAAGCACCGGCATCCTTCGCTGGCGAGCAGTGGGGTGAACGGGGGCACGCAGCTGTCAATCCTCAGCAAGAGCAGCTCGCAGATCCGCATGTCCAGCCTACAGGCCGAGACCCCGGCCACCTGA